The Lycium barbarum isolate Lr01 chromosome 9, ASM1917538v2, whole genome shotgun sequence genome has a segment encoding these proteins:
- the LOC132610947 gene encoding protein EARLY FLOWERING 4-like, with amino-acid sequence MEDPSNYRQTLAKSNSRKTNNHGVRIRPDNSTMEMFTEEHDYSMEEGDSEMWNNFSNNFRQVQSVLDRNRLLIQQVNENQQSRTHNNMVQNVGLTQELNGNISKVASIYSDFNNNFTSMVHQRKNGV; translated from the coding sequence ATGGAAGACCCCTCTAACTACCGTCAAACCTTAGCAAAATCGAACTCCCGTAAGACTAATAATCACGGTGTTCGTATTAGACCTGATAACTCTACCATGGAAATGTTCACGGAAGAGCATGATTACAGTATGGAGGAAGGTGACTCGGAGATGTGGAACAACTTTTCCAACAATTTTAGGCAGGTGCAGTCAGTGTTGGATCGGAACAGATTATTAATTCAACAGGTTAACGAGAATCAGCAGTCGAGAACGCACAACAATATGGTCCAGAACGTGGGTCTAACTCAGGAACTTAATGGCAACATATCGAAGGTTGCTTCTATATATTCTGATTTTAATAACAACTTTACGTCTATGGTCCATCAACGGAAGAATGGTGTTTGA